The proteins below are encoded in one region of Xenopus laevis strain J_2021 chromosome 8L, Xenopus_laevis_v10.1, whole genome shotgun sequence:
- the LOC108699066 gene encoding uncharacterized protein LOC108699066 isoform X2 translates to MYSLDLLLEAALLCLSGSGLGSRSIKWVRVSSDIKLCSLRCDEDGIYTLDRDSSLPILDFACSDNSTNIYSDYQQRLSLNVSAGCCTIINAQPSDTGTYELSFYGKRKKKILVGATKYQVIDPVSVSTIMTNRSDSGETVSLSVSYSGEEATVLWTWNGGALPERHQLSDSNKTLTVPSTDTGTFTVLVSNPVSHTSTHYNLTLPEEALLRLRTGMIVSLVFISLFIGGVCWTQQKLSCASLDLVWYPEALSG, encoded by the exons ATGTATTCCCTGGATCTGCTGCTGGAAGCGG CTCTCCTGTGCCTCTCTGGATCTGGTCTGGGGTCCAGAAGCATTAAGTGGGTGCGGGTATCATCAGATATAAAGTTGTGCAGCCTCCGCTGTGATGAGGACGGGATTTACACTCTCGATCGGGATTCTTCTCTCCCCATCCTGGATTTTGCCTGTTCTGACAACTCTACCAACATCTACAGTGATTACCAACAGCGACTTTCCCTGAATGTTTCCGCCGGCTGCTGCACCATCATCAACGCTCAGCCATCCGACACCGGCACCTATGAACTCAGTTTCtatggaaaaagaaagaaaaagatactCGTGGGGGCAACAAAATATCAGGTTATTG ACCCAGTCTCTGTGTCCACCATAATGACCAACCGTAGTGATTCTGGGGAGACAGTGAGTCTTAGTGTTTCCTACAGTGGGGAAGAGGCCACAGTTCTGTGGACATGGAACGGAGGAGCCCTGCCTGAGAGACACCAGCTGA GTGACAGTAACAAGACTCTCACTGTACCCAGTACTGACACTGGCACATTCACTGTCCTTGTCTCCAACCCAGTCAGTCACACCAGCACTCACTATAACCTCACACTCCCAG AGGAAGCATTACTGCGCCTGAGAACTGGAATGATCGTCTCTCTGGTTTTTATTAGCTTATTCATTGGAGGGGTTTGTTGGACACAGCAAAAG